The region ATTATTTCGACGCTGAGTGCAGACGGTCTTCTGTGACTTCgttttaattgaatatttcCCATTTTCAGGGCGCTCCAGCCGCCCGGGTGGCGGAAAGAGTGGCACTGTGGTGTTCGTGTTAGTAAAAGCGGACGCCTCGTTGGGTTCATATCAGCAATCCCGGCCACTCTTCGCGTCTACAATCAGTAAGATCATTCGGTACTACAAATGTAAACACGTAGCGCTGGTTACGGTTGTTTTAAGCATCGGCAATTAATATTTGTCTCTGCTTTCATGTCAGCTCCCAACGAATGGTGGAAATCAACTTCTTGTGTGTTCACAAGAAGCTCAGGTCGAAGCGAGTAGCTCCTGTACTAATTCGCGAAATTACACGGAGGGTCAACCTCCAAGGTATATTCCAAGCCGTGTATACAGCCGGCGTGGTTTTACCTAAACCAGTCAGTACTTGCAGGTAATAGACGAGCTAGAGAGAGAATTGACagttttttcttacatttagTGATTCTGGCTAATGATTGAATTGCAGGTACTGGCACCGGTCTCTTAACCCAAAGAAATTGATAGAAGTGAAGTTTTCGCACTTATCGCGCAACATGACAATGCAACGTACCCTGAAACTGTACAAATTGCCCGAGACTACCAAGGTCACAGGGTTCAGAAAAATGCTATACACTGACGTTACACAGGCCCATGAGCTTCTCGGACGTGTAGGTAGAATTCTGGACGTGgattcaattttcaagtcCACAGAATCGAATCTCACTATAGTAATCTGATATTACAGTTTGCTTCACTTTTTTGATATCAGTTCTGgctagatgaaaaaaatctgacagtACGTGTTATTGATCGTTGCAGTACCTCGAGAAATTTGATTTGGCGCCGGTTTTCTCACTTGAAGAATTCCAACACTGGTTTCTACCGCAAAACGGTATCGTCGACAGTTTCGTTGTCGAGAATGACGGCAAAGTTACGGACATGGTCAGCTACTACACGCTACCCAGCACAGTGATGCACCATCAAACACACAAAATTCTGAAAGCCGCTTACAGCTTTTACAACGTATCCAGCGCCACTCCGTGGCTCGAATTGATAACCGATGCCCTGATCTCCGCACGCAATGTAAGGTTCTTTATACCGTTTAACTCCGTTCAAAAAAAGATCATTAAGACCATATCTTTAGTCGTTtaaatgaagaaattcaaaaagatGTTTCTCGTGAGGATCAGATTCATTCGCTATAAGCATTTGAAAGAAGTCTTAGTTAACACACCTGAGAAATAAAGACAAGTAAATTTTACGTATTCTTCTACAGCTTGGCTTCGACGTATTCAATGCTTTGGACCTGATGGACAACAAAGAGTTCTTGGAGCCTCTGAAATTCGGTATTGGTGATGGAAATTTA is a window of Neodiprion fabricii isolate iyNeoFabr1 chromosome 6, iyNeoFabr1.1, whole genome shotgun sequence DNA encoding:
- the LOC124184499 gene encoding glycylpeptide N-tetradecanoyltransferase 1, with protein sequence MEDKSQVVEPKGKKEDVLDKDAKSKSSKRRNRRKKNMQAANAPEKVGQNNAGETEESEMPGGCNISIKDIQMAMEVFNMQQKPAKTQEEALQKPYQFWSTQPVPKMDEKIVCNEPIEADKADIRAKPYSLPAGFQWDTLALDDPLVLAELYSLLSENYVEDDDAMFRFDYPPNFIKWALQPPGWRKEWHCGVRVSKSGRLVGFISAIPATLRVYNHSQRMVEINFLCVHKKLRSKRVAPVLIREITRRVNLQGIFQAVYTAGVVLPKPVSTCRYWHRSLNPKKLIEVKFSHLSRNMTMQRTLKLYKLPETTKVTGFRKMLYTDVTQAHELLGRYLEKFDLAPVFSLEEFQHWFLPQNGIVDSFVVENDGKVTDMVSYYTLPSTVMHHQTHKILKAAYSFYNVSSATPWLELITDALISARNLGFDVFNALDLMDNKEFLEPLKFGIGDGNLQYYLYNWRCPSMPPGKIGLVLQ